Part of the Sodalinema gerasimenkoae IPPAS B-353 genome is shown below.
AACGCCCCAATAGTTAGGTTGTTTTCCAGATATAAAATCCCAACCAGTTGTCCTTGATTCAAAATGGGACTACATAAAATACTTTTCGGTTGATGAGTCTGTAAATATGGGTCAATTTGAGCTTGAGGATCAACACGAGAATCTAACAAGACTAAGGAACGTTTAGTTCGTTTAACTTGATTGACTAGGGTGATAGGAATATCTGAGCTAGACTCTAGCGGAATAGGTTTAAGTCGTTGGGGATCTTGTCCCACTTCGGCTAAGGCAACCACCTCCAAATTCTGCTGATTTTTCAGGAGTAACACACATTTGTCCGCCCCAGCATTGGCGATGACAATTTCGATTAAGGTGGTGATGAGCTTATCCAGTTCAATCTCCTCAGAAATGGCTTGGGAGGCTTTCAGTAATGCGGCCAAGTCTATGGCTTGTGACATGCTACTTGAGCTACTTCCAGACGAGACCAGTCCTGATACAATGGTTTGTTGGAGGGGGTCAACAATGGAGGGTTGTTTCAAAATTGGTTTGATGAGTTGGGGATACTGTTCTTCTAATTGAGTAACTTTGGCTTTTGCTCCCCATTTGGTATAGCAATAGTAGGCGTCCTGCATATATCCAGCGGCAACTTTTTCCTTGCCCCAACGCAGATAAAAGCGAGCTGCTAATTCATTCCCTAAAGCCTCGTCCTGTAAATATTCCGTTTCGTTTGCTTGAGAAATTGCCTGATCATATCCCTCGATCGCATCTAATCGTTGCCCAATAACATGAGCTTTTTCAGCATCGAGGAGGGTTAACTTATGTTGATAATTGATGGGCGTACAATCGGCCCATTGAGCCAGGGCTTCCCGATGCTGTTCCACCTTCTTAAAGCTTGCCGCACTCTCGGTTTTATCTTGCTGAGATGCTTGCTCTAAGTAGGTTAAGGCCGCATAGAAATGGAAGACTGGGATTTGTATGGTTCCAGTTGCAGCCATTAAGTAGGGTTCCATTTCATCGATATAGGTTAAGGCATCAGCTAGGTGGCCGAAGCTATAAGCAAACATCAACTTATAGACATACAAAAATGCTAGAACTGTGAAGTCATTTTCCTGCTGATGACGAGGAATCATTACCGTTTCATCATAGGCAGTCCCAATGAGTTCTTGAGGCTTCTGACTTGGCTCTTTCCAGTTTTGCACCATCTGCTGTTTTAGCCGCAGGTAGGAGATGGGCGACTGATATTGAATCTGGATAAAGGCATCACAATACTGCTCAATGTCGGCTTCCCATTTGTCAAACTCAACCCCCGCAAAGAAATTATCGTCAAAATAGGCTCCGATATTATACCCAGCACATACAAAATTCCCATTCTCCATGCCCAGCACATAGCCTTTTTTTAGGGTATCGAAGTTGGTTCTAAGGGCCTCTTGTCGATGTTGTAGAAATAAACCAAACAGCAGCAACGTCATAGATTGATAGTCTTGGACATTCAAGCGATCGCGTAAATCTAGGGCAACTCGTCCAAAGCGATAGCCTTCGCTACTCTGTTCAAAAAACGTTGCTAGAACCATTCCATAGCTAGCGTAGCCAATGGTTGATGCCGGTGAGTTGCCAAATTCCAAGGACAACTTAACCATCGTCCCACAGACAAGTGATAGGAGGGTGGGTTTTCCTTGATAGATAGATAAAAACAACAAGGCTAAGAGTTGCATGGCTGCACTCATTTGAGGATCGCTCATGGGGGGAAGATTGACCAAATCCTCAATATCGCGGTGTTGTAAGTCTCTCGTGATGCTGTCTAACACCTGTTGGGTTAATGCGTCATCGGGATCGCTACTGAAGGCAATCCCCAGTTCACTTAACGCATATTGTCCGACGGCGATCGCCTCAAGGACGTGACTTTGGGACGCTAAGGCATGAATTTTGATTTCATAGAGGTCAATTTTATCGAGGGTTGTTTGAGCTGCGTTCAATCCTTCCTCGATATGTCCTCTCATGGCCTCAAAATCACCGGTTAAAAAGGCAGCTTCTGCGGCAACGGTGACTAATTCTAAGGTTAAGCGATATTGACTCTGCCAACGGCGATCGCACAGTAAGCTGAGTCCAATTGCTGCAAAATCTCGGGCCGCCGCATAGGCCGTTGAGGTGAGAGCTTTATGAGCTGCCGCCAGATTCAGCTGAGCTAGGGACTCTCGATCAGCGGTTGCAGAGATTAACGTCCGGCCTGAGTTCAGATGACCGACGATTTCAAAGAGTTTTTCAGCCTGTTCTATGTCTGATAAGTTTTGTTGGAGTAACTGCCCAATTTTGAGATGGGTAGCTTGTTTCTGGGTTTCAGGAATCAGGGAATAGCTGGCCTGTTGGATGCGATCATGTAAAAACTGATAAGTCAAATGAACCGATCCCTGAGCCACCTGATCGAGATCTTCTGGGCTTAAAAATGTATAGACTTTGGTTTTTGGGATAATAAAACGCTCTTCTAAGGCAATCCAAAGAGTAGCGGCGACAGCTCCTAGAGACTGTTCACTGACAATACTTAATGTGGCTAGGTCAAATTCTGCACCGATACAGGCAGCTAATTTTAGACTCTCTTGGGTCTCAGTCGGCATTTTTTGCAGTTGTAATGCCATAAATTCCACAACATCTTCCGTTAAGGCTAATGCCTCAACTTGGGCCAAATCACATTCCCAATGTTGTCTGGCCCAATTGAAGTAAATCAGCTTTTCATCATACAACGCCTTGAGAAACTGGGTTGTAAAGAACGGATTCCCGTGAGTGCGTTGATAGATAAATTCTGTCAACGGCTGTGCCACTTGCCGATCGCAGGTGAGGGTATCTGCAACAAGCTGATTGATATGGCTCTTGTGTAAGGGGGGCAGTGTAATCCTATTCACGATGCTCCCCCGATTTATCAGTTCTGTAACGGTGAGGATAAAGGGATGAATTGGGGATACTTCATTGTCTCGGTAAGCACCTAACAGAAGAAGATAGCGAGATTCTTCTATCAATGATAGGAGCAAATCCAGGGAGGCAGAGTCTGCCCATTGCAAGTCATCTAAAAAGATAACTAGGGGATGGTCTTTTGCGCTAAATAGCTGAACAAATGCTTTAAAGAGTAAGTTAAAGCGACGTTGGGCCGCAACACCTGTCAAGGGAGAAACGGGAGGTTGGGGGCCAATAATGTCTTTGAGTTCGGGGATAACCTCGATGAGAACTTGCCCATTTTGACCGACGGCGGCGAGAATCTTATTGCTAAATTGTTCAAGTTTTTCGTCGGATTCACAGAGAAGTTGTCGAACCAAGTCTCGAAACGCTTGAACAAAGCCGGTAAAGGGGATATTTCGCTGGAATTGGTCATATTTTCCTTTGATGAAATATCCCCGCCGCTTGGCAATGGGTTTATGTACTTCTTGAATAACGGCAGTTTTCCCCACCCCAGAGAATCCTGCTACAAGCATGGTCTCACTATGACCATTGCTCACTCGCTCAAAGGCATCTAGGAGTGTTTGAATCTCGTCACTCCGACCGTAGAGTTTTTCGGGAATGATATAGCGATCGCTAATATCTCGCTCAGCCAACGCAAACGACTCAATTTTACCCGTGGTTTGAAGTTGAGTTAAACAACGCTCCAAGTCATATTTAAGTCCCAGGGCGGTTTGATAGCGATCTTCCCCATTTTTTGCCATTAACTTAGCAACAATATCGGACAACACCGAGGGAATGTTGGCATTCACAGCATGGATGGGGGTGGCCGTTTTGGCGAGGTGATAGTGAACCAACTCCATGGGATCGTCTGAAGCAAAGGGAAGCACCCCCGTCAAGAGTTGATAAAAGGTGACGCCTAAGGCGTAAAAATCACTGCGGTAGTCAACCCCCCGATTCATCCGACCTGTCTGTTCTGGGGATAGATAGGCTAGGGTTCCCTCTAAAACGGTAGGATTTTTAATGTCTTGCGTTTCTCGGGGCAGTAGAGAGGAAATGCTAAAATCAATGACCTGAATTGTTTGTTGTTCAGGATTGATGAGGATATTTGCCGGTTTGATGTCCTTATGGATGACCTGATGCTGATATAGATGGTGCAAGGCATCTGCCAGTTGAATGGCGATGCTCAGAAACAGGTTTAAGGGAAACATCGAGTTCCCCTCTAAGGCGACGACGGTTTGGGAAGACTTTGCCTGATGGTAGTTAGCCAAGGATATCCCACCAAAGTCTTCCATCACCAGGGCGTAGCGATTGTGATAGTCTTCTAATGCTAGAGGCTTAACAATACCCGGGTGATCCAACCGTTGAGCAATTTTATATTGGTTACGAAAGTGGAATAACTCGTTAATGCCAGGATACTCGTTTTTTAATATCTTTATAACGATAGGCGCAGCATCAGCCGTTCGAGTGCCACGATAGACGAGGGTGCGTGTCCCGTCATATAGCTTTTCGCGTATTTCGTAGCCGGGGATATCTATTCTGTCAGGCATGAACTTGATCCTTTGCTTGGCTTGATGAACCCTGAACCAGATCCCCTCTCAACTGGATAACCCATTGCCGCTACACATGTTCTTGGACTATTTTGAGGTATTTAGGAAGGCCGTTGGCTTTGTCGTGACCGCAATTATGCAGTCTGTTTTTATCGTTTGTCAAGGGTTTCACCTCTAGTTGTGTTTGGGGAATTTATGGTTTTGAGTGGCAATCTATCTCAATCAAGGCTGAATCTCGCAAAATAGGCAGATTCAGAATTTAAGGGCTAAATTTTTCACCTCTCCCTCCATAATTGTGAAAAAATCACAAAATTTTCAGTAGTTGACTCTCGATAGTTGTTATGTTGGGATGTTAGTGACTTGGCGATCGCAATCAACGGATGAGCCAACCAGCTCAGTTTTTACCTATGGTTTTGTTTCTGTATTTACACGGATGTTACCATGAGCTTGTGATATCGATCGCACATTAACGGTAAGCGCGATCGCAGAGTGAGTTTAAAGTTCTTGTTAAGATGAAAGAAATCGAAGATAACTGGGTAGAGAGATTAGGAGTATGACTGCCACACAGGTTCAACATCGAGATTCCAACGTTCAGGAAATTGCCAGCCGCATTTTTGAATCTCATCGGATTACCCGAGCCGATCAGTCCATCTTCATGAGGAGTCTGCTCTCCAAATCGACCCTAACTCATGAAGAAGAAACAATTATTAACAAAGTTTTTGAAGAACTCAAGCGAGGTGTGCTGCGTGTTGTTGACTAGCCAGAACGCAGCCTCCCTCCCGGTTACGTCTAGAATACAAACCCAACGAAACCCCGGTTTATTGACAACCGGGGTCGTTTGTTGCGGCAAATCAATGAACGATTATTGAGCCTCAGTGGCAGGTTCATAGAGATACTCAAACCAGTTCCCATCGAGATCACGACCATAAAACGAGGCCGTTCCGTCGCGGTGTTCGTGAACCTCGCTGACGTGAACCCCATCAGCCTTTAACTGGCTATAGGCCGACTCCATTTCGCGGCGATCGCCAAAGATAAAGCCAAAATGGGGGCCTGCCTGGTCATAATTGGGACTCAGTAGGGCCAAACCGTCCTGTCCCGCCTTGAGATAGGCCCAGTCTGTATCCTTCCATACCAGTGTCATCCCCAAATTTTCATAGAAGGCGGCTGCCTTGGCGATATCCTGCACGCAAATGGCCACATGGCCCAGTCGTTTGAGCTGCATATCCTAAATTTTGTTAGCGTAACCCACATTATTCATTGTAAGGCGGTTATTCTGTGGGTGAGCCTTTTGCATGACACGATGTTTGATCTCGCCAATCTTCCCTATTGGATCTTTCTAGCCGCCGGGATTGTCCTGTTCGTCGTCTCCATCTCCATCGGTGGGGAAGATGAACTCGACGGCGATGGCTTTGATATCCCCATTTTAGGCTGGTTGGGCATTGGCCAGGTGCCTCTGATGCTGCTATTGGCGGCGGACTTAAGTCTCTGGGGCCTGTTTGGCTGGGTGACAACGGTGGCCCTGGGGGTTCCAGGAAGTCCCCTGGATTTAGCCGTATTTGTCATCACAGGAGGCGTGAGTGTCTTCCTAGGGGGGGCGATCGCCCGGCCTCTGGGCCGCCTATTTTTCGCCAGTTTTAGTGAAGACTCCAGCAGCGATCGCCTCGTGGGATGCCTCGGAACCGTCAATTCCTCTCAACTTCCCCGCCAAGGCGATCGCAAAGTCGGCCAAGTGGATGTGGTTGATCCCGCCAAAAACCTCGTCACTGTCAACGGCGTCATTCCCGACGACGCAGAAATCGTCCCCCAGCGGGGAGATACGGTTTTGATTGTCGAACATTGTCCCGATTACTATCTGGCGATCGCCCATAACTCCATCGACTGCGATCGCTGGCTGGGTTCTACAAATCGCTCTTAATGAAACTCTAACGAGATATCCAATTATGCTGTATTGGTTAACATTTCTCCAACACCTCTCCACCCCCACGGCTACCACTCCCACCGTCGAGGTGAACCCGCCTCAATCCCTCACTCCTCTCAAATCCGCCGCCGTTTCCCCCCCCGAACCCGAACCCTCCACAGCAAGCCACCCCAATCCCTCGGAAACCCCGCCGGTGGTTATCGCCGATTTCGTAAGTGAGAATGAGTATCACGAAATTCGCCAAGAGGTTCGGGAAGAGGCAGAACTCCCCGTCATTTATAGTCAAACCGGTTCCATTATTCTCGGAGGAACCGCCGCCGGCATCGTCGGGATTATCGTTCTCATTTTGTTAGGCTTTTGGGCCTACACCCGCGTCTATCAAATTACCCCCAACAACGAAGCCTTCGTGCGAACTGGGGGCTTCCTAGCTAAGAAAAACTCCGTCATTCTCTATGGTGGCTGTATCGTCCTCCCCGGCTTCCATGAACTGACGCGGGTTCCCATGCGGGAGATTACCATCAACGTCGAACGCACCGGGAACCTCGCCGTTCGCACCCAGGACTATTTACGGGCCAATATGCGGGTGACGTTCTATGTCTGCGTCAACCACGATGAACAGGATGTGAAAACCGCCGCCGCTCGTCTGTCTCGGGATGGAAATATCTCTCCGGCAGACATTAAAGAAGCCCTGGAAACTCGGGCAGATGATGCCATTCGGGCGGCAGCAAAACGCAAAACCCTAGCGGAAATTGACTCAGATAAATTGGGGTTTGCTGATGAAGTTTTAAATCTAATTCAGCAAGACTTGAAAAAAGTTGGGTTAACCCTCAACAATATCGCTATCTCCGAAGTCGAAGAAAGCGACACCTACGACACCAACAATTTCTTTGATGCCCAAGGGGTACGCCTGCGAACCGAGACCATCCAGAAGTCCATCAAGCAGAAAGAGGAAGTTGAGCTGCAAACCGAGCAGGAACGCCGTCAATTTCAACTGCGAACTCAAGTCAGCATTAAGCAGCAAGAATTAGCGGCTCGGAAAGAAGGATTAGAAATTGAACGGGACGAGGAAGAATCGCAACTCCAGCAACAGCAAGAAGTGGAGTCAATGCGGGCGCAACGGGCGCGGGAAATCCAAGAATCGAAAGACCGAGAAGCGGCTAATCAGGAACGCAGTAAAATTCTTCAGCGCCAAGCCGTAGAAGAAGAAGAGATTGCAAAATCCCAAGCGGTTCAAGAAAAACAAATCCTCTCGGCGATCGCCATCGAAGAACAACAGAAAAAACTCAAAGTGGCCCAAGCTCTGCAAAAACAAGAAGCAGAGATGGCCGAGATTAACCGGCAGAAAACCATCGATGCTAACCGCCTGAAAGCCCAGGTAGAAATCTCTGAAGCCGAGCAACTGTCAGAGTTAGCCAAACAAGAGACGGCGATCGCCATTGCCAAGAAAACCCAAGAACGCCTCGAAGCCGAAGCCCTACGCGCTCAAGCCGAGTCTGCTGTAGAAACGGCCATCGAACTCGAACGGGCGCAACGGAAACAACGCCTCTCCGCCTTAGCCGCTGAAGAAGCCGCCGAGAAACAACGCATCGCCGACAACAACGTCATTGAAATCGATGTCTTCCGTCGCCGTCGCCAAGCCGAAAGTGCCCGAGAAGCCGCCGAGTTAGAAGCTGAGTCCATTCGCACCCTGGCTAATGCTGAACGCGATCGCGCCCTCGCCGAAGCCGAAGGTATCGAAGCCAAAATCAAAGCCGAGAACGCCCTCAGCGATGCCAACCGTAACGCCGATCTCATCCGAGAGATTGCCCCAGAACTCCTGACGCGCCTGCCCGAGATTACCAAAGCCCTGGCCCCACAGCCGGGAGTTTTAGGGGATGCCAAAATCTATGCCTTCCCCAATGGCAATAACGGTAATAACGGCAACGGCAATCTCTCCCAGGATATTAGTAAGCTTATGCTCTCCACCAGCGGTTTAGGGTTAATCGAAAGCCTCACTCAAGAGGGGAAACTTGAAGGACTCATGACCACCCTGGCGCAACTGCTCAAAAGCGATGGCAACGAGGGGTCTAATTCGGGAGGAACCAAAGCCGCAAACCCCCCTCAAGCTAAAGCCTCCAAGCCTCCGAGTCCTCCCCAAGGTGGCGCTGCGGGTAGTCGTAGTTCCGCTATCAGCCAGACTCCCCCAGCCCACAAAACTCACCGAGATGGTCCCCAAGCCTGAGTCCCTGGCTAGACGACATTGGGGCGATCGCACTACCATTAACTCTGGTTGCAACACTGCTGCCGGCCGATCATCAAATCCGTATAAATTGCCCCTTTCGTCACACCCTCGCGAAGCTGAGCCCTAAAAACACGCTATGAAAGAAATCTTGACCCTGGTTCCAGGGGGAATTGGCGACCAACTGTTGTTCTTTCCCACCCTCGAACAACTGAAGCATCACTATCCCGATTCTCAACTGAGTGTGGTGGTCGAACCCCGCGCCAAGGGGGCCTATCGCGCCAATAAGTATTTCCATGATGGTTCCCTAAACCTAATTCCCTTTGACTTCAAGGATCGCAATGGCCCCGCTGATTGGGGCAACCTGATGGGCGTTGTGCGCGATCGCGAGTATGATGCCGTCCTCTCCCTCGGCCGCCGTTGGACTGTGGGCCTACTCCTCTGGCTAACCGGGATTCCCCAGCGCGTCGGCTATGGCGAACCTGATAGCCTCTTCCTTACCCATCCCATCCCCCTCAAACCAGAACAATACGCCGCCGAGATGTATCACGACTTAGTGCGTGGCCTCGGCATTCAGTCTCCCTGTCCCCCCATGGAGGTTACCCTACTCAAAGAGGATGTGGAGTGGTCAGAACAGCAGCAACAGCAGCTTGGCGTCGCTGAGAGTGGCTATGTGCTTCTCCATGGGGGGGCAAGTCGGCTCGCCCAGCAAAAAGGATTGGATAAAATCTATCCCGTCGAGAAGTGGGCTACTGTCCTACAAGGCCTACAACAGCGACAGCCGAATCTTCCCATTGTGGTGGCCTGCGGTCCCGACGATGGGGCATTTGTTGGAGAGTTAACCCAAGCCATTCCCGGCTTAAAAACCCTCTCCCCCCCAGACATCGGTAAACTCGCCGCCACCATCGCCGCCGCCAATCTCATGCTTTGTACCGACAGTGCCCCCATGCACCTGGCCGTGGCCCTACAAACCTATACCTATGCCCTCTTCGGTCCCACCGACCCCAAAAAACTCCTCCCCAAGGGCGATCGCGCCCAAGGAATTGTCTCGCCAACCGGTAAAATAGCGGACATTGACCCCCAAACCATCCTAGACAAGGTGTTCAGCTAACTCCCCGAGGAAGAGACCCCCCACTTGCCATCCCCTCCTGGGAGGGGTAGGTGTGGGTTATACCTCCTGCCTCGGGCAGCCGCAACTCGGCTGTCGCTCGCTGACCGCAGGGCGTGCCCCTAAAGGGTTCCCCCTACTGCCTACTGCCTGCTGCCTACTGCCTTCTGCTCCCTCTTGCCTCTTGCCTCTTGCCCCCCCACCATGACTCCTGAAGGAACTTGGACCATCGCCGACGCACAAACCTTACGGGGAACGCCCTATAAGGGAACCGTACAAATTTCCCGTATCGGGCCTGTGTATCAAGTCTTTTGGTTGAGCGATCGCAGTAACTTTTCCGGTTTAGGCTTCTATCACGACAACCGTCTCTGCATCGGTTGGAGTTTAGACGCCTCCTACCGCGTTGTCGTCTATCGCATTCAGTCCGATGGAACCCTAGAGGGCCAATGGACGACCCCCCAAATGTTTGGGGAAATCGGCAGCGAACGGGCCAGCGGTGACCCCTCCCCAGAAGTCGAAGGTCTCTACAACGTCTCGGGGACCTATCCCAATAAAAAACCCCCCTATACTAACAGTATTGCCATTGGTAAGACGGGGGAGATTTATCAACTCTCCAGCAGTGGAACCCCCAAGTTGAAGGGGATTGGCTTACGCAGTGGAGATTGGTTTGTCTCCAACTGGGGCTATCAGAGCAATTTTGGGGTCATGATTTATGAACTGGACCAGGATACAGCGGCGGGACGTTGGACTCGGCCAGGAAGCGAGCAGGTGGGAGTCGAGAAATTGTTAAAGATTTGTTAAGAACTCCCTAACCCTTCCCCAACAGCAGATCAAATAAACCATCATCGAGTTCATACCCCAGAAGTTGCGACATGGCCTTCAGGCGCGAACGGCTGGGACAGCCTTGCTGTTCTAGCCAATCAGCGATGACGAAGATTTTGCTCATCAAGAAGATTTCTAGGGCTTCTGGGTTAAACTGAATGCCCTCAGTGCGATGAAACTCATGGGGAACCAAC
Proteins encoded:
- a CDS encoding OB-fold-containig protein, whose product is MFDLANLPYWIFLAAGIVLFVVSISIGGEDELDGDGFDIPILGWLGIGQVPLMLLLAADLSLWGLFGWVTTVALGVPGSPLDLAVFVITGGVSVFLGGAIARPLGRLFFASFSEDSSSDRLVGCLGTVNSSQLPRQGDRKVGQVDVVDPAKNLVTVNGVIPDDAEIVPQRGDTVLIVEHCPDYYLAIAHNSIDCDRWLGSTNRS
- a CDS encoding trifunctional serine/threonine-protein kinase/ATP-binding protein/sensor histidine kinase produces the protein MPDRIDIPGYEIREKLYDGTRTLVYRGTRTADAAPIVIKILKNEYPGINELFHFRNQYKIAQRLDHPGIVKPLALEDYHNRYALVMEDFGGISLANYHQAKSSQTVVALEGNSMFPLNLFLSIAIQLADALHHLYQHQVIHKDIKPANILINPEQQTIQVIDFSISSLLPRETQDIKNPTVLEGTLAYLSPEQTGRMNRGVDYRSDFYALGVTFYQLLTGVLPFASDDPMELVHYHLAKTATPIHAVNANIPSVLSDIVAKLMAKNGEDRYQTALGLKYDLERCLTQLQTTGKIESFALAERDISDRYIIPEKLYGRSDEIQTLLDAFERVSNGHSETMLVAGFSGVGKTAVIQEVHKPIAKRRGYFIKGKYDQFQRNIPFTGFVQAFRDLVRQLLCESDEKLEQFSNKILAAVGQNGQVLIEVIPELKDIIGPQPPVSPLTGVAAQRRFNLLFKAFVQLFSAKDHPLVIFLDDLQWADSASLDLLLSLIEESRYLLLLGAYRDNEVSPIHPFILTVTELINRGSIVNRITLPPLHKSHINQLVADTLTCDRQVAQPLTEFIYQRTHGNPFFTTQFLKALYDEKLIYFNWARQHWECDLAQVEALALTEDVVEFMALQLQKMPTETQESLKLAACIGAEFDLATLSIVSEQSLGAVAATLWIALEERFIIPKTKVYTFLSPEDLDQVAQGSVHLTYQFLHDRIQQASYSLIPETQKQATHLKIGQLLQQNLSDIEQAEKLFEIVGHLNSGRTLISATADRESLAQLNLAAAHKALTSTAYAAARDFAAIGLSLLCDRRWQSQYRLTLELVTVAAEAAFLTGDFEAMRGHIEEGLNAAQTTLDKIDLYEIKIHALASQSHVLEAIAVGQYALSELGIAFSSDPDDALTQQVLDSITRDLQHRDIEDLVNLPPMSDPQMSAAMQLLALLFLSIYQGKPTLLSLVCGTMVKLSLEFGNSPASTIGYASYGMVLATFFEQSSEGYRFGRVALDLRDRLNVQDYQSMTLLLFGLFLQHRQEALRTNFDTLKKGYVLGMENGNFVCAGYNIGAYFDDNFFAGVEFDKWEADIEQYCDAFIQIQYQSPISYLRLKQQMVQNWKEPSQKPQELIGTAYDETVMIPRHQQENDFTVLAFLYVYKLMFAYSFGHLADALTYIDEMEPYLMAATGTIQIPVFHFYAALTYLEQASQQDKTESAASFKKVEQHREALAQWADCTPINYQHKLTLLDAEKAHVIGQRLDAIEGYDQAISQANETEYLQDEALGNELAARFYLRWGKEKVAAGYMQDAYYCYTKWGAKAKVTQLEEQYPQLIKPILKQPSIVDPLQQTIVSGLVSSGSSSSSMSQAIDLAALLKASQAISEEIELDKLITTLIEIVIANAGADKCVLLLKNQQNLEVVALAEVGQDPQRLKPIPLESSSDIPITLVNQVKRTKRSLVLLDSRVDPQAQIDPYLQTHQPKSILCSPILNQGQLVGILYLENNLTIGAFTGQRVQVLSFICSQASISLENARLYEKANQALIDLQEAQLQVIQNEKMSTLGSLVAGVAHEINNPVGFLNGNIQPALDYVNDLFQLLQLIRDKYPDLDPDVEDEIEAIELEYIQEDLPKLIGSMREGVKRIQNISNSLRTFSRADSDRPIPCNLHDGIDSTIMILKHRLKANEIRPEIQVIKDYGQLPDIECYAGQLNQVFMNLLSNSIDALEESNQGKSYREIQNKITIKTELSHDQKQVQIRLQDNGIGMSEAVKNKVFENWFTTKRVGQGTGLGLAIARQIVVEKHNGTIEINSELGQGTEFMVRIPTHSCHS
- a CDS encoding VOC family protein, whose product is MQLKRLGHVAICVQDIAKAAAFYENLGMTLVWKDTDWAYLKAGQDGLALLSPNYDQAGPHFGFIFGDRREMESAYSQLKADGVHVSEVHEHRDGTASFYGRDLDGNWFEYLYEPATEAQ
- a CDS encoding SPFH domain-containing protein — its product is MLYWLTFLQHLSTPTATTPTVEVNPPQSLTPLKSAAVSPPEPEPSTASHPNPSETPPVVIADFVSENEYHEIRQEVREEAELPVIYSQTGSIILGGTAAGIVGIIVLILLGFWAYTRVYQITPNNEAFVRTGGFLAKKNSVILYGGCIVLPGFHELTRVPMREITINVERTGNLAVRTQDYLRANMRVTFYVCVNHDEQDVKTAAARLSRDGNISPADIKEALETRADDAIRAAAKRKTLAEIDSDKLGFADEVLNLIQQDLKKVGLTLNNIAISEVEESDTYDTNNFFDAQGVRLRTETIQKSIKQKEEVELQTEQERRQFQLRTQVSIKQQELAARKEGLEIERDEEESQLQQQQEVESMRAQRAREIQESKDREAANQERSKILQRQAVEEEEIAKSQAVQEKQILSAIAIEEQQKKLKVAQALQKQEAEMAEINRQKTIDANRLKAQVEISEAEQLSELAKQETAIAIAKKTQERLEAEALRAQAESAVETAIELERAQRKQRLSALAAEEAAEKQRIADNNVIEIDVFRRRRQAESAREAAELEAESIRTLANAERDRALAEAEGIEAKIKAENALSDANRNADLIREIAPELLTRLPEITKALAPQPGVLGDAKIYAFPNGNNGNNGNGNLSQDISKLMLSTSGLGLIESLTQEGKLEGLMTTLAQLLKSDGNEGSNSGGTKAANPPQAKASKPPSPPQGGAAGSRSSAISQTPPAHKTHRDGPQA
- a CDS encoding glycosyltransferase family 9 protein; protein product: MKEILTLVPGGIGDQLLFFPTLEQLKHHYPDSQLSVVVEPRAKGAYRANKYFHDGSLNLIPFDFKDRNGPADWGNLMGVVRDREYDAVLSLGRRWTVGLLLWLTGIPQRVGYGEPDSLFLTHPIPLKPEQYAAEMYHDLVRGLGIQSPCPPMEVTLLKEDVEWSEQQQQQLGVAESGYVLLHGGASRLAQQKGLDKIYPVEKWATVLQGLQQRQPNLPIVVACGPDDGAFVGELTQAIPGLKTLSPPDIGKLAATIAAANLMLCTDSAPMHLAVALQTYTYALFGPTDPKKLLPKGDRAQGIVSPTGKIADIDPQTILDKVFS